The Scomber scombrus chromosome 5, fScoSco1.1, whole genome shotgun sequence genome window below encodes:
- the rps3 gene encoding 40S ribosomal protein S3: protein MAVQISKKRKFVSDGIFKAELNEFLTRELAEDGYSGVEVRVTPTRTEIIILATRTQNVLGEKGRRIRELTAVVQKRFGFPEGSVELYAEKVATRGLCAIAQAESLRYKLLGGLAVRRACYGVLRFIMESGAKGCEVVVSGKLRGQRAKSMKFVDGLMIHSGDPVNYYVDTAVRHVLLRQGVLGIKVKIMLPWDPSGKIGPKKPLPDHVSIVEPKDEVLPTTPVSEQKGAKPEAPVMPQGAPVPTA, encoded by the exons ATGGCGGTGCAAATCTCCAAGAAGAGGAAG TTCGTCTCAGACGGTATCTTCAAGGCCGAGCTGAACGAGTTCCTGACTCGTGAGCTTGCCGAGGATGGTTACTCCGGCGTGGAGGTGCGTGTGACTCCAACCAGGACTGAGATCATCATCCTGGCCACAAG gACCCAGAATGTTCTGGGAGAGAAGGGCCGTCGCATCAGAGAGCTGACCGCTGTGGTCCAGAAGAGGTTCGGCTTCCCCGAGGGCAGCGTGGAG CTGTATGCTGAGAAAGTTGCCACTCGTGGTCTGTGCGCCATCGCTCAGGCTGAGTCTCTGCGTTACAAGCTGCTGGGAGGTCTGGCTGTGCGTAG GGCTTGCTATGGTGTTCTGAGGTTCATCATGGAGAGCGGCGCCAAGGGCTGCGAGGTCGTCGTGTCCGGTAAGCTGAGGGGTCAGAGGGCCAAGTCCATGAAGTTCGTGGACGGCCTGATGATCCACAGCGGAGACCCCGTCAACTACTACGTCGACACAGCTGTCCGCCACGTCCTGCTAAGGCAGG GTGTGCTCGGCATCAAGGTGAAGATCATGCTGCCCTGGGACCCCAGCGGTAAGATCGGCCCCAAGAAGCCCCTGCCCGACCACGTCAGCATTGTGGAGCCCAAGGACGAGGTCCTGCCCACCACACCCGTGTCTGAGCAGAAGGGTGCCAAGCCAGAGGCGCCCGTCATGCCCCAGGGAGCACCTGTACCCACCGCATAA
- the LOC133980815 gene encoding uncharacterized protein LOC133980815: METDSLLPKPKPKKFRGWTYVILVIITIFITIILVYYLTRERQPRPARPRPAVPRPAVPICAKKNVSLEEKVAFMAVNGKKTLLLAAYMEHRNERQVRVISVVLRSEDQNYHCSICCNERLYISKGFSDIHSDHFDFPYGTADIMCRLPVDCETPSHIAVTNNAPSSDLHKPVYLEIKNQKAESVALPYDFTVCISTMFNFTNVLQLVQSLEMMQLLRVNRVVIYKSDCSPETQRVLDYYTKKGLVEVIPWTISKHLKPSRGWQPARYPGDIQYYGQIPALNDCLYRYMYQSRYVSLQDIDELILPQSVDSWSDLLPQLEKKYGEDGCYIFQNNVFPYTITVPLPASQKQPIESPGWKNVPGVNILAHLHQRPLTRENQNGNYKVIVNPRAVFQTTVHGLLKTEKGCAWVDRNIARMYHTRAGTPEMKPEQLVYDGRLLKYSDRLISAVNTVLKETKFLPSEVKSS; the protein is encoded by the exons atgGAGACTGACAGTCTGCTGCCGAAGCCAAAACCAAAGAAGTTCAGAGGTTGGACATATGTGATTCttgtcatcatcaccatcttcatcaccatcatcttggTCTATTACCTTACTAG GGAGCGTCAGCCAAGACCAGCCAGGCCAAGACCAGCAGTGCCAAGACCAGCAGTGCCAATATGTGCAAAGAAAAATG TTTCTCTGGAAGAAAAGGTGGCCTTTATGGCTGTCAATGGGAAAAAGACGCTGCTGTTAGCGGCTTATATGGAGCACCGCAATGAAAGACAG GTTCGTGTCATTTCCGTTGTGCTGAGGAGCGAGGATCAAAACTATCACTGCAGCATATGCTGCAACGAGAGACTATACATTTCTAAAGGTTTCAGCGATATCCACAGTGACCACTTTGACTTCCCGTACGGCACAGCGGACATCATGTGTCGTCTCCCCGTAGACTGTGAGACACCCTCTCATATCGCTGTGACCAACAATGCCCCCAGCTCTG ATTTACATAAGCCGGTATATTTGGAGATAAAAAACCAGAAAGCGGAGAGTGTCGCCTTACCTTACGACTTCACCGTCTGCATTTCCACCATGTTTAATTTTACCAACGTCCTGCAG TTGGTCCAGAGTTTGGAAATGATGCAGTTACTGAGGGTGAACAGAGTTGTCATCTATAAGAGCGACTGCAGCCCTGAAACACAGCGTGTACTGGACTACTACACAAAAAAAG GTTTAGTAGAGGTGATTCCTtggacgatatccaaacatctGAAACCATCTCGCGGCTGGCAGCCTGCGCGTTATCCAGGTGACATCCAGTATTATGGCCAGATCCCTGCTCTCAACGACTGTCTCTATAGATACATGTACCAGTCCAGATATGTGTCCCTGCAGGATATAGACGAGCTCATACTGCCCCAGTCTGTCGACAG CTGGTCGGACCTGCTGCCACAGCTGGAGAAGAAATATGGCGAAGACGGGTGCTACATATTTCAGAATAACGTTTTCCCCTACACGATCACAGTGCCTCTTCCAGCGTCACAAAAACAGCCGATAGAAAGCCCCGGCTGGAAGAATGTGCCTGGGGTAAATATCCTGGCTCACCTCCACCAAAGACCCCTCACAAGAGAGAATCAAAATGGCAACTACAAGGTAATCGTTAACCCCCGAGCTGTCTTCCAAACCACCGTCCACGGACTGCTGAAAACGGAGAAAGGCTGCGCCTGGGTTGACAGGAATATAGCTCGGATGTACCACACAAG AGCTGGGACACCAGAGATGAAACCCGAGCAGCTGGTTTATGACGGCAGACTACTGAAATACAGCGACCGCCTCATATCAGCAGTCAATACTGTTCTCAAAGAGACCAAATTTCTACCAAGTGAAGTCAAGTCAAGTTga
- the LOC133981037 gene encoding general transcription factor II-I repeat domain-containing protein 2-like, whose product MAKRKAENRTFLDRWETEYLFTCIQDRPVCLVCGANVSVTKEYNIRRHYETKHQDKYKDLDTAQRSQKVKEMKRGLVSQQKMFTKATTQSEAAVKASYIVAQEIAKSARPFNEGEFVKKCMMKVCDQVCPEKKQAFANVSLSRNTIADRTCELATNLHVQLMEKGKDFVCFSLAVDESTDASDTAQLSVFVRGVDSNLCVTEELLGFKPMHGTTTGKEIFEEVCKCVTEINLPWNKLVGLTTDGAPAMSGKRNGLVGRIREKMREENCAGELSVYHCILHQESLCGKALKMEDVMSTVTQVVNFIRAKGLNHRQFKSFLEECDSEYTDVPYHTEVRWLSRGKVLNRFFELREEICQFLESKGKDTAELREQKFLCELAFLCDISSHLDVLNLQLQGRGRIITDMYASVRAFKMKMCLWENQMLQANFGHFPCCQTIKTQISIDVCAQFAEKLSALGAEFSRRFGDFDVQKLRFELLSNPFAVDVEKAPTNLQMELIELQCDETLKSKFDAVGAAQFPQFIPDTMPQLRTEVAQLLSMFGSTYLCEQLFSSMKMTKTSHRRRLTDEHLFSIMTVSSAQTLSPDIDHPRKDARYLAWPHQSRSGRRNGAGNPGNCLGPRAEGGPEGRLTSMTK is encoded by the coding sequence ATGGCgaaaagaaaggcagaaaaTAGAACTTTTCTGGACAGGTGGGAGACAGAATATCTGTTTACATGTATACAAGACAGAcctgtttgtcttgtttgtggAGCCAACGTGTCAGTAACTAAGGAGTACAATATTAGACGACACTATGAAACCAAACACCAGGACAAATATAAGGACCTGGACACGGCTCAAAGGAGCCAGAAAGTAAAGGAGATGAAAAGAGGTTTGGTTTCAcaacagaaaatgttcacaaaagcCACAACACAAAGTGAGGCTGCTGTAAAGGCAAGTTATATCGTGGCACAAGAAATCGCCAAATCAGCCCGACCCTTTAATGAGGGAGAGTTTGTAAAAAAGTGCATGATGAAGGTTTGTGACCAAGTGTGCCCAGAGAAAAAGCAAGCCTTTGCAAACGTAAGCCTGAGCAGAAACACAATAGCTGACCGCACATGCGAGCTTGCCACCAATCTGCATGTCCAGTTGATGGAGAAGGGaaaagattttgtttgtttttcccttgCTGTGGATGAGAGCACTGACGCGTCTGATACTGCGCAGCTGTCTGTCTTCGTCCGCGGCGTGGACTCAAATCTGTGTGTTACGGAGGAGCTTTTGGGATTTAAACCAATGCATGGCACAACCACAGGGAAAGAAATCTTTGAGGAGGTTTGCAAATGTGTAACTGAAATAAACCTTCCGTGGAATAAACTTGTGGGATTAACCACTGATGGTGCGCCAGCCATGAGTGGTAAAAGGAATGGACTGGTGGGCAGGATTCGTGAAAAGATGCGCGAAGAGAACTGTGCAGGTGAATTATCTGTTTATCACTGCATCTTACATCAAGAATCCCTGTGTGGTAAAGCGCTGAAGATGGAGGATGTTATGTCCACAGTAACACAAGTTGTTAACTTCATAAGAGCCAAAGGTCTCAATCACCGCCAGTTTAAGTCTTTTCTGGAAGAGTGTGATTCAGAATACACAGATGTGCCGTATCACACAGAGGTGAGATGGCTAAGCCGCGGAAAAGTGCTGAACAGATTTTTCGAACTGCGTGAAGAAATATGCCAGTTTCTGGAAAGCAAAGGGAAGGACACAGCAGAGCTCCGGGAGCAAAAGTTTCTGTGTGAGCTGGCCTTTCTGTGTGACATCTCAAGCCACCTCGATGTGCTGAACCTGCAGCTGCAGGGGCGGGGACGCATCATCACAGATATGTATGCGTCAGTGagagcttttaaaatgaagatgtGCCTGTGGGAGAATCAGATGCTACAAGCAAACTTTGGCCATTTCCCCTGCTGccaaaccataaaaacacagatctCTATCGACGTGTGCGCACAGTTTGCTGAAAAACTCAGTGCGCTCGGCGCTGAGTTTAGCCGGCGGTTTGGCGACTTTGATGTCCAGAAACTTAGATTTGAACTGCTTAGTAATCCCTTCGCAGTTGATGTGGAAAAAGCACCAACCAACCTCCAAATGGAGCTGATTGAACTCCAGTGTGATGAAACGCTGAAGTCAAAGTTTGATGCTGTTGGGGCCGCACAGTTTCCACAGTTCATCCCTGACACGATGCCTCAGCTTCGCACTGAAGTTGCTCAATTGCTCTCCATGTTTGGTAGCACTTACCTATGTGAGCAACTTTTTTCCTCAATGAAGATGACGAAAACTTCTCACAGGAGACGTCTGACTGACGAACACCTTTTTTCGATAATGACGGTTTCCTCAGCTCAAACCCTAAGCCCCGACATTGATCATCCAAGAAAAGATGCCAGGTATCTGGCTTGGCCGCATCAGAGTAGATCA